GGGTGAGTTTCCCGGCAGGCATGGCCCCAGACCAAATGGCAGCCTCCGCGTTCGAGCAAATCATCAACTTCATCACCACCGAAAACCCTGATCGCCCCGGCAAAACCATGAGCTTTGCCCTTCCAGGCGTGTACTTCAATGACCAGAATCTGATCGGCCAGCAGCGCCGCCTCTTCATCACCTGCGAAACCTACGTGAAGGCAGACAAAACCCAGGGCCAGAAGAACAAGCTCCAAAGCATCATGCCCATGGAGAACGCCGCCCCTCCGAAACTCGGGAAAGCTGCACCTTCTACACCAGCCTCAGCTCCTGCTCCTGTCGCTGCCCCCAAACCAGTTGCTGCGCCTGCTGCACCAGCTGCCCCAAAAGAACGCCAGTTCTGGACCTGCATTGACGGCAACGTCAGCCAGACCCTCGTAACTGAAAGCGACGTGCTGAAGATGATGCCCAACGATGCCCTGTTCGTGATGCTCCACGGCGAGCAGGACTGGAAGCAACCTGCTGACTACGGCCTGCAGGTGACCCAGACTCCTGCTGCGCCCACCGCTCCTGCTGTGCCTGCCGGAATGCCCTGACCCCTAGATCCTGACCACAAAACGGCGCACATGACTTGAGACCTCTGTGCGCCGTTTTTGCCCCGAAAGGCACCACACATTATGACACTGAAAAACGCAGTCACCATCACCATTGAAGGCCACTCCGATGACCTGCTGAACATCATCGGCGGTGGCTTTTATGAAGAGTTCAATCCTGATGCAGAAGACCCAAAGCGCCCTTACTTTCTGGTCTTCAGCGACGGCACCCTGCTGAAGGTTCATTACAACCATGAAGGTTGCTGGGAGATCAGACCCCAGGTCAAAGGCTCTTTCTTTCTGGAGCACCAGCCTTACACCGATCCCGACAAAGACTATTCCGACAAGGTGTTCCTGCAGGCAGGCCCGACCTGGGTTGTGGGCGGCAGTGATTTCACCCGAGCCATCGAAAGGAAAAACTGATGGTCAGTAAACTCACCCACCTGACGGGCATCGGTGAAACCCACGCTGCCCGAATCATCAAGCACCTCGGGAACGGCAGTGAAAGCCGCGCCCTCGACAGGATTGAAAGCAACCCCTACGACCTGATTCAAGTGCCCCGCATCGGGTTCAAAACCGCTGACCGAATCGCCCTCACCCACTACCGTCTGCGCACCGACAACCCGGACCGGCACTTCGCTGGAAACCAGTACCTGCTTGAGCAGGAAGGCAGCCTGCCTGAACGCGACTACCTCAGCAAACGCCAGGCACTCGGGCTCACAGAGAACCAGCACCAATACCGTGGCGTTGAGCAGGACAGTGGTCGCGTCTGGTACCCCAGCGTGCTTGAAGCCGAGAAGAAGTTCGCTGAGTGGGTGGTCACCTGTCTGGAACTTCCCAGTGCACCCAGACCCCTCCCACCCCTCAGGGCGACAGCAGAGGAAGCAGCCTACCTTGAAGAGCTCGACCCCATCCAGCAACGGGCTGCATTGACAGCCATTCACGGAAGCATGCCCTGCCTGACCATCACAGGTGGTGCAGGCACCGGGAAAACCCGCGTGATTGCCGCCATTGCCAAGCTTGCAGAGCTGCACGAAATCCCCCTGGCAGTCTCTGCTTTTGCAGGTAAGGCAGCAGACCGGGTCAGAGAGAGCCTGGAACTGGCAGGGGTGGTCCCCGAATACTCCGGCACCATCCACCGCATGCTGGGTTACCGTGGGAACGGTGGTTTTGCAGACGAGAAACTCGCCTACAAAATCATCATCATTGATGAGGCCAGCATGGTGGAAACCCGCCTCCTCTGGCACGTGGTTCGCGCCATGACCGAGGGTGCAAGGCTCATCCTCGTGGGTGACGATGGGCAACTGCCACCCGTGGGATTTGGTCAGCCCTTCAAGGACCTGATTTCTCTGGGTGCACCCCGTGTGCACCTTGAAAAGAACTACCGTCAGCGCGACCAGCTCGGCATCATCGACCTTGCCCACCACGTCAGAACCGGGAAGGTCCTGCACAGCATTGACCCCACCTGCGTTGACCTGCAGGTTTCAAAAGACATCAGCACCATCACCGAAACCCTGCTGGAATCCCTCGCAGGGCAGAACGTGGATGACTGGCAGCTGATCACCTGGAAGAACGAGGATGCCGAAGCCATGAACGTGGTCATTCAGGACATCGTGAATCCCACCGGTTTCCCCCTCATGACCTACCGGGTGTTCGGGGCCCAGGACCAGGTAGAGATCCGCTCGAATGACAAGGTGATGGTGCGCCAGAACGATTACGACCTTGGCATTTTCAACGGCCAGCTGGGCACCGCACTCGACACCCGACTCGTGACCATCGTACAGGAGCGGCAAGCCGAGAGCCTGGAAGATCACGCAATCGCTGATGATGACGGCATCATCCGAGAGAAGAAAGACGTGCTGTGCCTGCTGGTCCGCATTGGCGGGGAGATCGTGAACATCCCCCTGGAGGATGCCAGCGAGCTCATTCGCCTTGGGTATGCCATTACGGTTCACAAAGCCCAGGGGTCGGACTGGAACCGGGTCATCATCTTCCAGACCTGTCCGGTCGCATTTGATGCCCAGCGGTGGTGGTACACCTCTGTAACCCGCGCCAAAAGCATGCTGCACATCTACTACGCAGACAAAGCCCTCGGGAATCCCCTGCTGCGGTGGTGGATGAATGCCCACAGAACCATGCATGACGGACCCAGCATCCTCGTTGGCCGCATCAAGAAACTCAAGCAGGAACTCGACCAGAAAGGCTTCCTCAAAGTCTGGAACACCATGACCGAAGAGGCACGCCAGCAGCACATTGAGAACCTGCTCTCCTGACACGAAAAGACCCTGGAGCCTTCACCCTCCAGGGTCCTGCGGGGCCACAATGACCGAGACCAAACCTATTCCTTATACGCCGCACAGCTGGGTTAAGTTCCTCTACGACGGAATGCTGGCTGAACGTGGCTTCATTGAGCTTCGCCTGCTGGGCGAAAAAGGGAGCGGCATGCTGGACCGGCTGTGGATGGAATGGCCATCCCACCCCAGTGACGCCCCGAAAATCCCCGAGAAGTGGCAGAAACACAACGCCTACTGGGGCGTTGCCCTGCGCACCCCGGAAGGGCAGGCCCTGAACTCCGGCACGAAGCAGTACACCCACCCCACCCACCTCGTGATCTGCGACGTGGACCTCAGCGGCAGCAGGTACCTCGATGGGGAAGCAAACCCCCACCTGATGCCACCAGAGGTGTTGCGCGAAGCCTCCCAGCGTGCCATGGCCGACACCCTAGACATTCTTGAGGAGCACAACCTGCCCCCTCGGGCCATTGTTTACAGCGGCCACGGGATTCAGGTGTACCTGTGCCGTCGTGCCAGAAGCACATTCGAGGACACCGAAGCCTACAACCATGGGCTGTGCAACCTGCTGGAAGGAGATCACAACAGC
This DNA window, taken from Deinococcus cellulosilyticus NBRC 106333 = KACC 11606, encodes the following:
- a CDS encoding AAA family ATPase gives rise to the protein MVSKLTHLTGIGETHAARIIKHLGNGSESRALDRIESNPYDLIQVPRIGFKTADRIALTHYRLRTDNPDRHFAGNQYLLEQEGSLPERDYLSKRQALGLTENQHQYRGVEQDSGRVWYPSVLEAEKKFAEWVVTCLELPSAPRPLPPLRATAEEAAYLEELDPIQQRAALTAIHGSMPCLTITGGAGTGKTRVIAAIAKLAELHEIPLAVSAFAGKAADRVRESLELAGVVPEYSGTIHRMLGYRGNGGFADEKLAYKIIIIDEASMVETRLLWHVVRAMTEGARLILVGDDGQLPPVGFGQPFKDLISLGAPRVHLEKNYRQRDQLGIIDLAHHVRTGKVLHSIDPTCVDLQVSKDISTITETLLESLAGQNVDDWQLITWKNEDAEAMNVVIQDIVNPTGFPLMTYRVFGAQDQVEIRSNDKVMVRQNDYDLGIFNGQLGTALDTRLVTIVQERQAESLEDHAIADDDGIIREKKDVLCLLVRIGGEIVNIPLEDASELIRLGYAITVHKAQGSDWNRVIIFQTCPVAFDAQRWWYTSVTRAKSMLHIYYADKALGNPLLRWWMNAHRTMHDGPSILVGRIKKLKQELDQKGFLKVWNTMTEEARQQHIENLLS